From the Solanum lycopersicum chromosome 10, SLM_r2.1 genome, one window contains:
- the LOC101247174 gene encoding two-component response regulator ARR9, producing the protein MGMAAVESQFHVLAVDDSVIDRKLIEMLLKTSACQVTTVDSGSKALEFLGLQENDKNQTCVSLDNHQEAEINLIITDYCMPGMTGYDLLKKIKESASLRNIPVVIMSSENVPSRISRCLEEGAEEFFLKPVRLSDVNKLKPHMMKTKCKSPQQQQKQEAEIIVTQDNQESIDTTYVVPSQQNQESDNIVQQQQQKSQDNSNNNKRKAIEENLSSDRTRQRLSSLTAI; encoded by the exons ATGGGAATGGCTGCTGTTGAGTCTCAGTTTCATGTTTTAGCTGTTGATGACAGTGTTATTGACAGAAAACTCATTGAGATGTTGTTAAAAACCTCTGCTTGTCAAG TTACAACAGTAGATTCTGGAAGTAAAGCTTTAGAATTTCTTGGTTTACAAGAAAATGACAAGAATCAAACTTGTGTTTCTCTTGATAATCATCag GAAGCtgaaattaatcttattataaCTGATTACTGTATGCCTGGGATGACTGGCTATGATTTGCTTAAGAAAATTAAG GAATCTGCATCTCTGAGGAACATACCAGTAGTGATTATGTCATCTGAAAATGTTCCTTCAAGAATCAGTAG ATGCTTAGAAGAAGGGGCAGAGGAATTTTTCTTGAAGCCAGTAAGATTATCAGATGTTAATAAACTTAAACCTCATATGATGAAAACCAAATGTAAAAGCccccaacaacaacaaaaacaagaagCTGAGATAATTGTGACACAAGACAATCAAGAATCAATAGACACAACATATGTTGTTCCATCACAACAAAATCAAGAATCAGACAACAtagtacaacaacaacaacagaaaTCACAAGACaatagtaacaacaacaagagaAAGGCCATAGAAGAAAATCTATCATCAGACAGAACAAGACAAAGATTGAGTAGCCTTACTGCTATCTAA
- the LOC101257030 gene encoding uncharacterized protein isoform X1, with translation MSGEQVRKIAREDIQLVQNLIERCLQLYMNQKETVDTLLHQAKIQPSFTEFVWQRLEEENHEFFRAYYTRLIVKDQIMRFNELLERQAESMRVYATESVPVSNGSQIQPVAQNSTFQATEHAEPNVKLANMHPTINGNLLQGYTNGASSVQSYAQAAMDVSAHARSIDLSPNMLLPQHANLGLMQGPNDGMINSAGYSGNYGGGGILQKAPPGIGNPSLPDFSNVEPSVQPVNEDPWGVDTSSFGFLGKIPRNFSFSDLTADFPNTSEILEGYSGSAFLATDANDFLDPQDEGDQENQAINESDTISEDVSFDDLCSD, from the exons ATGTCTGGTGAGCAGGTTAGAAAAATCGCGCGTGAAGATATACAACTG GTGCAAAATCTCATTGAAAGATGTTTACAGCTTTACATGAACCAGAAGGAAACTGTTGATACCCTCTTGCATCAGGCAAAGATTCAGCCTAGTTTCACTGAATTCG TGTGGCAAAggcttgaagaagaaaatcatgaGTTTTTCAGGGCTTATTATACGAGGCTGATAGTAAAAGATCAGATTATGAGATTCAATGAGTTGCTTGAGAGACAGGCTGAGTCAATGCGTGTGTATGCAACTGAATCCGTTCCTGTGTCTAATGGATCTCAGATTCAACCAG TAGCACAGAACTCAACCTTTCAAGCAACAGAGCATGCTGAGCCTAATGTGAAGCTTGCCAACATGCACCCGACTATTAATGGCAATTTACTTCAAGGTTACACAAATGGTGCTTCGTCAGTCCAATCATATGCGCAAGCTGCTATGGATGTTTCTGCTCATGCAAGAAGCATTGATTTGTCACCAAACATGCTATTGCCTCAGCATGCAAACCTGGGACTGATGCAAGGACCAAATGATGGGATGATCAACTCAGCTGGTTATTCAGGCAACTATGGTGGTGGGGGCATTCTCCAGAAGGCTCCCCCTGGAATCGGGAATCCATCTCTTCCAGATTTTAGCAATGTTGAGCCAAGTGTACAACCAGTGAATGAGGATCCCTGGGGTGTTGATACTTCTTCCTTTGGTTTCTTGGGAAAGATTCCTCGAAACTTCAGTTTCTCGGACTTAACAGCTGATTTTCCCAACACTTCTG AGATTCTAGAGGGCTACTCTGGATCAGCCTTTCTTGCAACAGATGCCAACGACTTTTTGGATCCTCAGGATGAGGGAGACCAAGAAAATCAAG CCATTAACGAATCGGACACTATATCAGAAGACGTGAGTTTTGACGATCTTTGCAGTGATTGA
- the LOC101249221 gene encoding ASI1-immunoprecipitated protein 1 — MESLMKEYAAFEEKVKRTILIDSLSPAATEAVVRASLDQFGNVIQVKFIPNYLEPKTVGLSALVELENADQAKTIISEISSSSFMICGMPRPVRARAAEVEMFDDRPIKPGRKIVCRWLDSSDPDFEVTEKIKHLVSKHAEEAKFCLKHQLEEEENLAKKQTEILNAAYKKYELIDSVVGNRVAERLSERYRVHVANAEQH; from the exons ATGGAAAGTTTAATGAAAGAGTATGCTGCTTTTGAAGAAAAAGTAAAGCGTACTATCCTCATTGACAGCCTTTCACCTGCGGCTACTGAAGCTGTCGTTAGAGCTTCACTTGATCAATTTGGGAATGTCATTCAGGTCAAGTTTATCCCAAACTACCTTGAACCAAAGACCGTTGGACTATCTGCATTGGTTGAGCTGGAAAATGCAGACCAGGCGAAAACTATAATCTCCGAGATAAGCAGTTCCTCATTTATGATCTGTGGCATGCCAAGGCCTGTCAGGGCACGTGCTGCTGAAGTAGAGATGTTCGATGACCGTCCTATAAAACCTGGTAGGAAGATAGTATGCCGATGGTTGGACTCCAGTGATCCTGATTTTGAGGTCACTGAGAAGATCAAGCATTTGGTTAGCAAACATGCAGAAGAAGCCAAGTTTTGCCTCAAG CATCAACTAGAGGAGGAGGAGAATCTTGCGAAAAAACAGACAGAGATCTTGAACGCAGCGTATAAGAAGTATGAACTCATAGACAGTGTTGTTGGCAACAGAGTCGCTGAACGTCTGTCTGAACGTTACAGAGTGCACGTTGCAAATGCTGAACAGCACTAA
- the LOC101257030 gene encoding uncharacterized protein isoform X2 produces the protein MSGEQVRKIAREDIQLVQNLIERCLQLYMNQKETVDTLLHQAKIQPSFTEFVWQRLEEENHEFFRAYYTRLIVKDQIMRFNELLERQAESMRVYATESVPVSNGSQIQPAQNSTFQATEHAEPNVKLANMHPTINGNLLQGYTNGASSVQSYAQAAMDVSAHARSIDLSPNMLLPQHANLGLMQGPNDGMINSAGYSGNYGGGGILQKAPPGIGNPSLPDFSNVEPSVQPVNEDPWGVDTSSFGFLGKIPRNFSFSDLTADFPNTSEILEGYSGSAFLATDANDFLDPQDEGDQENQAINESDTISEDVSFDDLCSD, from the exons ATGTCTGGTGAGCAGGTTAGAAAAATCGCGCGTGAAGATATACAACTG GTGCAAAATCTCATTGAAAGATGTTTACAGCTTTACATGAACCAGAAGGAAACTGTTGATACCCTCTTGCATCAGGCAAAGATTCAGCCTAGTTTCACTGAATTCG TGTGGCAAAggcttgaagaagaaaatcatgaGTTTTTCAGGGCTTATTATACGAGGCTGATAGTAAAAGATCAGATTATGAGATTCAATGAGTTGCTTGAGAGACAGGCTGAGTCAATGCGTGTGTATGCAACTGAATCCGTTCCTGTGTCTAATGGATCTCAGATTCAACCAG CACAGAACTCAACCTTTCAAGCAACAGAGCATGCTGAGCCTAATGTGAAGCTTGCCAACATGCACCCGACTATTAATGGCAATTTACTTCAAGGTTACACAAATGGTGCTTCGTCAGTCCAATCATATGCGCAAGCTGCTATGGATGTTTCTGCTCATGCAAGAAGCATTGATTTGTCACCAAACATGCTATTGCCTCAGCATGCAAACCTGGGACTGATGCAAGGACCAAATGATGGGATGATCAACTCAGCTGGTTATTCAGGCAACTATGGTGGTGGGGGCATTCTCCAGAAGGCTCCCCCTGGAATCGGGAATCCATCTCTTCCAGATTTTAGCAATGTTGAGCCAAGTGTACAACCAGTGAATGAGGATCCCTGGGGTGTTGATACTTCTTCCTTTGGTTTCTTGGGAAAGATTCCTCGAAACTTCAGTTTCTCGGACTTAACAGCTGATTTTCCCAACACTTCTG AGATTCTAGAGGGCTACTCTGGATCAGCCTTTCTTGCAACAGATGCCAACGACTTTTTGGATCCTCAGGATGAGGGAGACCAAGAAAATCAAG CCATTAACGAATCGGACACTATATCAGAAGACGTGAGTTTTGACGATCTTTGCAGTGATTGA